Part of the Candidatus Melainabacteria bacterium genome, GCACTGTTACAGTGATCGGACTCTACATTTTGATTGCCGTTGTCTATGCGGTGCTGGCGATGTCATTGATTCCGCTAGTCAAGGAACAGGCGCAGCAGCTGTTCTCGGTAGCGCCACAGTACATCAAACAACTGCTGGAATCGGTCGATAAACTGCAAGATTTAGCGGGCAACTATGCAGGCGCAGAAAATGTTCATCATGTCGATTACGCCACCATGGTTCAGGACCTCGGTGCCAAGGCAGTCAGTAAAACTCTGAACTTCACACAAGACGTGTTCGAAGCGCTGTTGAACGGCATTTTCATACTCTTCCTCACATCCTACTTCGTCATTGAAGCCGACAAAATGTGGCCGAAACTGATTTTGTGGGTGCCCGAATATCGCCGCAAACGATTTGCCTCGCTGATTCGACCGCTCGAAGTACGCCTCGGTGGCTATGTGCGCGGGCAGCTGCTCGTTAGCTTAGCAGTTGCCTTGATTCTAGGCACGGGATTGACTCTGCTGCAAGTCAGATATTCACTGATTCTCGGCATAATTGCAGGACTCATGAACATCGTACCGTTTGTCGGATCGATCATCACGTGCGTCTTCTCAATAGTTATAGCGGCGAATCAATCACCGATGCTTGGTCTCGCCACCTTCGGACTTTTCGCCTTTGAGCAATGGCTGGAAAGTAATTTCATCGTGCCGCATTTAATCGGCCAAAATGTCGACCTGCATCCGCTCATAGTGCTGTTTTCATTGTTGATTGGTGGCACATTGTTCGGTCTGGCGGGAG contains:
- a CDS encoding AI-2E family transporter, which translates into the protein MMRRLTLTIAETPGSLENKNAKSLTQKIHFWRKNRSIRERITSVMSTDTDEKLKLIKKAILLVFVTLLLAWIAVKVQSLLMCTFMAIILASAIAPAAEFMESHKIPRTVTVIGLYILIAVVYAVLAMSLIPLVKEQAQQLFSVAPQYIKQLLESVDKLQDLAGNYAGAENVHHVDYATMVQDLGAKAVSKTLNFTQDVFEALLNGIFILFLTSYFVIEADKMWPKLILWVPEYRRKRFASLIRPLEVRLGGYVRGQLLVSLAVALILGTGLTLLQVRYSLILGIIAGLMNIVPFVGSIITCVFSIVIAANQSPMLGLATFGLFAFEQWLESNFIVPHLIGQNVDLHPLIVLFSLLIGGTLFGLAGAVIAVPLASALLFLAREFYFKSINPELDAAEESP